From the genome of Faecalibacterium prausnitzii:
CTGCCGTTGATCTTCTGGCCCTTGTACAGGATCTCGCCGCCGGAAGTGGGCAGGATGCGCATGATGGCACGGCCGATGGTGGTCTTGCCGGAACCAGACTCGCCCACCAGGCCGAACGTCTCGCCCTTGTAGATCTTGAAATTGGCGCGGTTCACGGCGCGGTAGGCTTTTTTGCCGGAACCATAGGTCACTTCGAGGTCTTTGATCTCCAGAAGCGTTTCACGTTCCTCTGCCATTTTACATCCCCTCCTCTTTCAGCAGGCGGACCGCCAGCGGCGGCTCCACCTTGGGTGCCCGCGGGTCCAGCAGCCAGGTCTTGGCCTTGTGGGTGGGGCTGATCTCAAAATACGGCGGGCGCTTGACGAAGTCGATCTTGAGCGCCTGCGGGTTGCGGGGCGCAAAGGCGTCGCCGTGGATCTCGGTGAACAGGTTCGGCGGGGTGCCCTGGATATTGAACAGGTCCTCGCCCTTGATGCCCATCTGGGGCATACTGGACAGCAGTGCCCAGGTGTAGGGGTGGCGGGGGTCGTAATAGATCTCGTCCGAGGTGCCGATCTCGATGATGTCGCCTGCATACATGACGGCCACCCGGTCGGCGATGTTGGCCACGACACCGAGGTCGTGGGTGATGAGAACGATGGTCAGGTTGTACTTGACCTGCATCTCCTTGAGCAGCTGCAAGATCTGCGCCTGGATGGTCACGTCCAGCGCGGTGGTCGGTTCATCGCAGATCAGGATCTGCGGGTTGCAGGCCACCGCAATGGCGATGACGACGCGCTGGCGCATACCGCCGGAGAACTCGTGCGGGTACTGGCCGAAGCGGACCTCCGGGTCGGCGATGCCGACATCCCGCAGGTATTCCAGCGTCTTCTCTCTGGCGGCCTTGCCGCGCAGGCCCTGATGCAGCTCCACGGCTTCCATGATCTGGTCGCCGATGGTCTTCAGCGGGTTCAGGCTGGTCATGGGGTCCTGCATGATCATGGCGATCTCGTGGCCGCGCACCCGGAGCCAGTCCTTTTCCTTTTTCAGGTCGGACAGGCGGATGGGCGTTCCGTCGTCGGCACCGAAGTAGTCGATGGTGCCGCTGGAAATAGAGCCGTTGGCGTCCAGCAGGCCCATGAAGCTCTTGGTGAACACGCTCTTGCCCGAACCGGACTCGCCCACGATGGCGAGAACCTCGCCGTGGTAGATGTCCAGGTCGATGCCGCGGATGGCGTGGAGCGCTTTTCCACGCAGGTTGAATTGGATGTTCAAATCCTTGACTGAAAGGATCAGCTGATTCTTTTCCATCTTCTGTCCCTCCTTACTGCATGTGGTTCTTCGGGTCGGCGGCGTCCGAGAAGGCGTTGCCGATGAGGTAGAACGCGATGGTGACAAAGCTCAGGATGATGGTGGGGTAGAGCAGCTGATACCGCAGGCCCGCCTGCATCATGACCTTGCGGCCGTCGTTGATGAGGTTGCCCAGCGAGGGCGTCTCCACCGACAGGCCCAGACCGATGTAGGTGATGAACACCTCGCTGCCAATGGCGGCGGGGATGGTCAGCGCCATGCGCAGCATGATGACCGACACCAGATAGGGCAGCAGGTTGCGCAGCACGATGCGGGAGGTGGGGGTGCCGATGCAGCGGGAGGCAATGTTGTAGTCGCGGTCGCGGATGATCAGGATCTGGTTGCGGATGAAGCGCGCCATGGCGATCCAGCCCGTGAGCGACATGCCCAGGATCAGCGTCTGGATGCTGGGGGAAGCCACGTAGGAGATCAGGATCAGGATGATGGTGGAGGGGATGTTGTCGCAGATGTTGTACAGCTCGGTGAAGAAGAAGTCGAGCTGGCGAACATAGCCCCACAGCACACCCACGGTGATGCCCACCACGGCCTCGATCATGGCCACGAAGAAGGCGATGGTCAGGCTGGTGCGGGCACCGGCCCAGATGCGGGCCCACAGGTCCTGGCCGATGGCGTTGGAACCCCAGATGAAGCCCTGCTGGCCGGGGGCGATGTTGCGGTACTGGATTCCGGTGGCGGGGTCCACCTCACAGAGGTTGGGGTCCACCTGGCCGGGCAGATGGGGCTGCACGAAGGCAAAGGCCACCACGGCCACCAGCGCGATGAGGAGCGCCACGGCCATCTTGTTCTTGAAGAAGGCGCGGAACGTGCTGCCCCAGTAGCTGTAGTTGGAGTAGGCCGTTGCCTCGGCCTGCTCTTCGCTGAAGCCGGCAGGGGTGAACAGCTCATCTTCCGGCAGGCTGGCCCAGACAGCGGGGCCGTCCTTTTGCAGCTTGTTCAGGTCGTTTTCCAGCACAGCTGCCTTCTGGTCTTTCATGTGGAACAGCATTATCGGCCACCTTCTTTCTTGCCAAAGCTGATGCGGGGATCGATGAGCACCATGAGCAGATCGCCCAGGATGAGGCCGATGATTCCCACGCAGGCGTAGAGCAGCACGATGCCCTGCACCATGGTGTTGTCGTGCCGCTGCACACAGGTCACCAGCAGGCCGCCCATGCCGGGGATGCTGTACAGGCTCTCGATGTAGATGGAGCCGACGACGGTGTTCAGGAAGGCCGACGGGATGTACTGCACCAGCGGGACCATGGCGTTGCGGAAGATGTGGTGCAGTGCGATGTTGCTTTCGCTCACGCCCTTGGCCAGTGCCAGGCGGACGTAGTCCTTGTTGCTCTCATCCACCATGTAGCGGCGCAGCCACATGCCGTAGAAGGCCACGTTGCCCAGGCTCATGGAGCAGATGGGCAGCACCCAGTATTTCCAGTTGGAGGCATCGAACAGCAGGCCGACGCCCAGCGCGGTGGTGCCGTACATCTGGATGTACAGATAATACACGGCGGCAGGCACGGCCTGGATGAGCACGATGATGGCTGTGCCGATCTTATCCGGCCAGCGGTTCTTGAACCGGCCCATGAACAGGCCCATCGGGATGCCGACGACCAGACTCAGCAGCATGGAGAAAACACCCATCTGCACCGAGATGGGCAGCTTTTTGGCCAAGATGCTGGTCACAGACGCATTGACCTTATAAATATGGCTGACGCCGAGGTCGCCGTGCAGTGCATTCCACCAGAACCGCCCGATCTGCACCGGCAGCGGGTCCAGCAGGCCCATGGACTGGAGGCCCGCCTGGATCTGAGCCTCGGTCATTTTTTCATAGTTTGCAAAGTAGCCTTCCACGGGCATCAGCCGCAGCAGGCAGAAAACGAGCGTCACGATGACGAACAGGGTCAGAATCGAGCGCCCGATGCGTTTTGCCAGATATTTCAGCATATCTGTGCGCACCCCTCTTTCGTTTTTAGCGTTCCGTCTGCGTGGCAGACACACAGCGGATAGAAATAGAATACATCAAAAAACCACTTTTGGAAAGTGATTTGGAGGGATTTTGAAAAAACTTTTTGCACAGAGTGCCCATTTGACCCGTTTCGCGGAAGAAAATAAAACACCGCGCCCCAAAACAGAGCGCGGTGAAAGCGGGAAGTCGGAGGAGCTTATGCGGCCAGCGCCGTTTTGATGGCGTTCATCACGGCTTCGGGGTTCTCGCAGCAGACGAGAATCACCTCGCCGGTGGGAGCAGTGGAGATATGAGATGACGCGGCAATCTGGTACTGGTCTTCCAGATAATGCTCCATGCTCTGCATCTGGCTCTGGACGTAGGCATCCAGGGCTTCGGATACGGCCTGTTGTTTGCCCTCGGCGGGCTTGACGATGGCGATGCCGTAGCTCTGCACCATCATGCCGGAAACAGAGGCGGCAAAGTCGGTGTACATGTCCTCTTCGAGGTTCAGCAGGGGGAGCAGCATGTTGCGGATCTCTTCGTCCAGCTGGGAGGCGTCATAGCTGTCGCTGTAGCCGTACTGGGCGGTGAACTTGCCGTCTTCGCCGGGGGAGAAGATCATATAATATTCGTTGTCTTCGTCCGGGCGGGCGTCGTGGAGGATCTTCGTATAGTCTTTGGGGGCAGCGTCGGCCTTGTCGGACTTGCTGCAGCCCACCAGAGCGAACAGAGCGGCCACAGCCAGCAGGGCGGCGAGGAGGCGTTTGGTCATGGACTTCATAGGCTGGATTCCTTTCGTTGCAAAACAGTGTGCGGGGAGTCCCCGCGCGTATCATTAGGATGCCCGCCCCGCGCCGGTCTATGCGGGCGGCGGAAGGGCCTTGTACTGGATATACGAACCGCCGGGGCAAAAAATTGCATTCGGCCCCGGCGGCGGATGAAATATTTTATGGGATGGGTGGTCTTACAGCATCATTGCTTCCAGGTCGCCGTGGTTGACGGGGGTGGAAAGGATGATCTGGGTACTGGTAGTGCCCAGCTTCTGGAACTGTAAAATGAGGTGCTCCAGCTGGGGCATGCTGCCGCAGCTGACTTTGATGAGGAAGGTGTAGGCACCGGTGACGTGGTAGCATTGCAGCACTTCCTTGCTGTTCTGCATCAGTTCCACCAGCTCGTCCCGGTGGCTGGGCG
Proteins encoded in this window:
- a CDS encoding ABC transporter ATP-binding protein; the protein is MEKNQLILSVKDLNIQFNLRGKALHAIRGIDLDIYHGEVLAIVGESGSGKSVFTKSFMGLLDANGSISSGTIDYFGADDGTPIRLSDLKKEKDWLRVRGHEIAMIMQDPMTSLNPLKTIGDQIMEAVELHQGLRGKAAREKTLEYLRDVGIADPEVRFGQYPHEFSGGMRQRVVIAIAVACNPQILICDEPTTALDVTIQAQILQLLKEMQVKYNLTIVLITHDLGVVANIADRVAVMYAGDIIEIGTSDEIYYDPRHPYTWALLSSMPQMGIKGEDLFNIQGTPPNLFTEIHGDAFAPRNPQALKIDFVKRPPYFEISPTHKAKTWLLDPRAPKVEPPLAVRLLKEEGM
- a CDS encoding ABC transporter permease, which codes for MLFHMKDQKAAVLENDLNKLQKDGPAVWASLPEDELFTPAGFSEEQAEATAYSNYSYWGSTFRAFFKNKMAVALLIALVAVVAFAFVQPHLPGQVDPNLCEVDPATGIQYRNIAPGQQGFIWGSNAIGQDLWARIWAGARTSLTIAFFVAMIEAVVGITVGVLWGYVRQLDFFFTELYNICDNIPSTIILILISYVASPSIQTLILGMSLTGWIAMARFIRNQILIIRDRDYNIASRCIGTPTSRIVLRNLLPYLVSVIMLRMALTIPAAIGSEVFITYIGLGLSVETPSLGNLINDGRKVMMQAGLRYQLLYPTIILSFVTIAFYLIGNAFSDAADPKNHMQ
- a CDS encoding ABC transporter permease, which gives rise to MLKYLAKRIGRSILTLFVIVTLVFCLLRLMPVEGYFANYEKMTEAQIQAGLQSMGLLDPLPVQIGRFWWNALHGDLGVSHIYKVNASVTSILAKKLPISVQMGVFSMLLSLVVGIPMGLFMGRFKNRWPDKIGTAIIVLIQAVPAAVYYLYIQMYGTTALGVGLLFDASNWKYWVLPICSMSLGNVAFYGMWLRRYMVDESNKDYVRLALAKGVSESNIALHHIFRNAMVPLVQYIPSAFLNTVVGSIYIESLYSIPGMGGLLVTCVQRHDNTMVQGIVLLYACVGIIGLILGDLLMVLIDPRISFGKKEGGR
- a CDS encoding DUF4358 domain-containing protein, whose translation is MKSMTKRLLAALLAVAALFALVGCSKSDKADAAPKDYTKILHDARPDEDNEYYMIFSPGEDGKFTAQYGYSDSYDASQLDEEIRNMLLPLLNLEEDMYTDFAASVSGMMVQSYGIAIVKPAEGKQQAVSEALDAYVQSQMQSMEHYLEDQYQIAASSHISTAPTGEVILVCCENPEAVMNAIKTALAA
- a CDS encoding Lrp/AsnC family transcriptional regulator encodes the protein MDDLDRKILSLLAKNARMPVKEIAEQVALTSPAVSSRIHKLETDGIISGYTVVLNRPADRVYVDALISLSVTPSHRDELVELMQNSKEVLQCYHVTGAYTFLIKVSCGSMPQLEHLILQFQKLGTTSTQIILSTPVNHGDLEAMML